The genome window ttgAATTGTCCATTTGCAGAATTCTaatgtatttcattatttattcatgaaataGTTTCTCATTCTGGTAAacatgcttattcactttcttatTGAAAGTTTGACgaagttagcttagcataaagactggaaacaggggaaaacgAGTAATAGCGCATCAACATTAAAAGCATATGCACGCTGGAACTGCTGAAGTGAGCTAGTGGAGCTTTTGAATGTCAACattatgaatgaagctttgaagTTTCGAACTATTGGGTACAGCCCTCCAAACTCCTACTTCCTACAGAGATTAGACACTATACTTCTCGGTGCCTCCATTATTGAATGTTCCATAACCCATGAGGAGAAAAATATGTTGAATTTTGACACGTGTCATGTCTTTCTCCACAGGttcctcagccagagctggagACATGGCTGGTCCAGCGGGAGCCAGATTCTCTCCCCGTGGGATTTCCAGACCAGCCATCCCCGCTGGTGAGAGCACCGACTGGTGCGGAGAGAGACCAGATCGACCCGTCTGTGGAATCCAGAGCTGCACTTGGTGCcctgcaggaagaagaggaggaagaggaggataaaGAGGTGCGGCTGCTTCATTCACAGTGTGTTTAAGAACATTTAGGATACATGTTTTAGCTTGTTCTCGGGTGGCATCAGAATAGGCTGTTAGGACTATCTGCCATATTTCCTGCTCAGCAACCTTTCAAGGTCTAGTGTGTGGCAGATTTTTTGGGTAAAAAAAGTCTAACTGCCAAAAGTCCCACATCAGCCTCTAGTCCTGTGTCTGACTGGGCTCAGTGCCCTATGGTTAAATGCCATATACTTTTGGTTCCCATGAGGATAAATTTGTTTGCATGGAGAAATTATTATGCTTTTATGTGACTAAGTCAGAAATGATTTCAGAGTCCTTTCCCGGTTCAAGGGTTGATGTGGTCATGTTTAGTTCACTCAGCAATCTCTGTTGACCTTTGTCCAGACCATTTCCCTGTGGGATCTAGAGCAAAAACCCTCGTTCACAGACAGTTTGACAGGTTTTACAACTGCTCCATGAGCTTAAAGAGAAAAGCTGTTGTATTTACACTTCATGAAAGTCTGTCTGGCCAGCGGGTGTAAAGGCCAGGGTATGCCTGAAAGAAGGCAAGGGTGTTTTTAGCTGTTCCAAATGGTCGTGCTTGAAGGTTGGGCAAAAACCTGCCATCATACAGCAGAGTGATAGTCACTGAAATGGGGAGAATGGTGCACACATATAGACAAACCTTGATGTGATGCCTCCACCCAGGACCTTCAATGAGTAAAGCAAGCATGGAGCTACATGTGCTATAGGTAGCTGACCTGTTAGAGCATGTGCCCCATGTACTAAGGCCTGGCCCTTGTATGATTAGCATACCATCCCCTTTCCCCTCCCACTTACCTCTCTCAATAAACGGCAAAAATATATACGTACATTATTGATGTGGACAAGAGTGCtcgttttgtttttgactgtcACTAAAACTGAGTATAATGTCATGTGAGATAATGAGTCAGAGTGAGATGAGTCACCAGGAAACTTCACCTCACCGCAGATGACCTCACCAGGAAAATGAAGCAATACACGACACGACGGCTGAAATGCAGAAACACCCCGCTGTGCTGCAGAGAATACAccttttaaacaaacacacagacacggtCGCCTGGCAGCCACTGGCCTTTTCACTGCCTCAGCCTTACGCTGCAGTAACCCGCTACTGCTGGTTATGTGCAGTAACCCGATGTCTTTAAACGTTATGCAGAGCATAAGGTTAGTATTCACAGTGAACAACGAATTGTAAAAGCCACGCATATTCAACGTGTCGCCCAtggcaaaaatgtttttctggtcattattcaacaccataactcaggagcAGAATGTTTCCCATTTGggcagatactgaattggtgacactaatctttgGTGGTCACGTTGAAGCTGTGctggttctgctgatactgacCTTCAGGTGCATCAcgtgatgaagctctctatcagtcctctgttcAAAATAGTgaaacttccatttcaccaaagaACACTGATCAGATCAGAAAGTGAAGCTAAACCGCTTCTTTAAGACAGATTAACATAGGTAAGGGTCATCTGATCTGGATGGCACCACTCACTTCGTGTTCCTGCCTGCATGAACTCCATTTATTAATGGCAACGCCTCAGACATGCCTGGTCAAGCTGCAGCCCGTAAGACTGACTTAAGCACATTCATGGCTTGGCTGTCAGGTCTTTCACTGTAGATGCAGTTATGGTGAAAGTGGAAACAATTTGTATAGCACATCATGCGCAGGGGGATTTCTAAAATAGTTGAAGGGGCCGCTCTGGGCTCCAGGCTTGATGTTTACAGAGTTAAGTGTGGGTGTCTTCCATAGACTGAAGCAGGAATTACACTTCACCATCAAGGGGTTAGACAGGGATTCTGATTCTcagaacaaacaacaaccaCATAAACAAGTTCGTTCACTTTCTGTAGGATCACACAAACTACACTGTgccaaaaaacactcacgaacACACACTGCTCAGACACAGCACCCGACAAAACAAGACTGTACTATACCAGTGTACTGTAAATAGCCCACATATTGGCCTGCATGTCCAGTCTGGacttgtaaacacacacacacacacacacacacagaacatcacAAACTTGATATATATAGCACATAGAGATCTAAGTACATGCTGGACTGTaaccaaactgaaaatgaatgtgtttttgaattcCCTTCATGTGTCAAATGACacgtgtacaaacacacacacacacacacacacaaacatacacatttgCACTTGTACTGTGAGGACACTTATTTACATAATACAGTCCCTAGCCCCTTACCCTGACCTTAaacatcacaactaaatgcctaatcccaaccctaaccctaaccctaattcTAATCCTTAATACTAAGGTCTAAAACCCAAATGGGTTCCTCACAAAAATAGCtgtacaaatacacagaaaaacacacactctcacctacacacacgcacacaaaacactTTATTAGCTTCCTCCTGCCCTTGTGACCGACTGGCTTGTTTTGAAACCTGATCGCTGGCTTATTGCGTCCCGTCCTGACACACATTTGCATCCCTCAGTTTTGCAATCCCTCCTGTttactgcagcaacacacacacacacacacacacgcacacacacaagagccagaggcatgcatgtaaacacatgtacacaaatgcATGAGGTGCAAACTTGTTCTACCTCACTTAGCAGCGTTGCAGCAATAAAACAGGACGTCCTTCTTATTTATACTTTATAGATTAAAGGACATAATGAGAAAGTGGAAATGTACAGTGAGTAATGAACTTAAAAGTTGTGCTATTATGTAAAAGATATGTCTCATAATACGTTAATGGAAAAGTAATTCTAGACAGACTGGTTCCTTGTTATCAGCtgcacagcagacatttgaaaTTGACATTGATTAGACATTGAAAAAGATTTTAATACAAGCTCAAGTCATGTCACATGTGCTGGTTGCATACTCTTATTGGTCAGGGCAGAGGATGAACATTGAAACCATTTAATGGACAGTTTGGCTCATATACTGGCCacgtagtagtagtagtggtaatagttgtagtagtagtattagtagcagtagtagtagcagtagtatgGTGTCTGAGAATTGCCAGATTTCAGATCCACCTCTGTGTGGATTATCCTTTCTGTAgcattttttaatgtgcagtAGAAAATGTATAATAAACAATATGCAGTATCTGTATTAAACAGAGCAGATGTGCTGCAGGAACATTTCAAAAACCTTACCCCaccccagcatccacctgtaTGCTCTGTGCCTGTGATCCCCTTGGGGGCCTGTTGCTATCGTCAGTCCCGGCTCCCTGCTGTCCTGAGCTTGATGCTTCCTTGTCGGGGGTGACGAGGTCAGAGCTTAGATGGCGGACATTAAAGCTGTACACAGTCTCTTTCATGTGAGTCGGTCGACTGACACAGAGGGTTTTGGGTTCAAAATCTAGTGTAACCAGTCCTTTATATCTGCTGATTGCAGAGGTTTGCGCGTCTAAGGGGTAATCCTGTTGGCACACCTGCCTCAACATTATGCCATGTGAAACCGCTGAAGGCATTTTACAGCATGTTAAGACCCTGCCTGAAGAACAGGGCTTAATGAAGTGAAGCCTGCAAACTAGTTCAGGTGGTCAACTCTAGTCTCCCACAACACACGCACGGCATACTCTTCTTTTTGCAACATAGATCCAACACATCCTTGTGGAGTGTACTTAAGATATCACTGCTCTACTCACAGCTTTTTTATCATGCCTGCTGctgtactgctgctgttgccgaTCATATCGCATTTCAAAAGGCCCGCCATCACCCGACATGCACATGTAGGCTCTGAGACTATGATCCCTGCTGAGGAAATTAGTATGGTCACTCTCCCTTCTCTGCCGTGCCGAGCTTATGTGTGGGGAGTGACGCGGTCAGAGCTTATACGCATATGCAGATAGTGCTAAAGTGGTACAGTGTTTTTTGTGGTGAATGAAATGAGCATGATTAAAACCTGGGTTCCCATTTGCACTCATGTGGTGTAGTAGGGGTTATGTGCGAAGGCTTGACCCATATATGTTCAAAGCCACATACGTGTCCTTGCTGGCCAGCTGCTGAAGGTCTCTGGGTTTGTCTGTAAGCCCCCAGCCAGGTCAGGAAAAGGTTAAAGTTATTCTGAgcctggctgtctgtctctgggtAAAACATGAGCCTTTAGGTTCTGTACATATAGGCCGGTAGTATAGAAGACAGTACTAGAGCATTATATTATTCCATTGGTTAGCATAGGGATACATTAcctcttcactctgtgtgtTGTAGCCATGTGTGGATTGACGTATTTTGTTATTAACTCAGAGCATATGCACAATACATGAAAAGATGCATTTAACATCCCAACATTTTCTCCCTTCTTTAAGTTTAGCTTTAGGAGTATGAAACGGTGACAAAATAGTAATAattaaacattgtgtttttccGTCAGTAATGTgctagtttgacattttgggaaatatacttAATTGCTTTCTTGATGAGATGTGAGCATACAGAAATGTGAGGTTCCATAGTGTAGTGGTTATCATGTCTGCTTTACACACAGGAGGTCCTGGTATCAAAACCCAGTGGAACCAGCTTTTAGATAGAAAACTGGCCTGTCTATAGAGGCTATACAGTAAACATGAAATGTTCACCTGCTGTTTATATATTTTGGACTATTTTCAGACTGTGCAATGGCTGCATTGACAAgatcatttttctctctgcgAACAGGAAGGAGCGCATAATGTACTTCATCACAATGGTGCTCTGGATgaaagaggacaggaagaggaggaggaagacctgGCCACGATGCACAGGCATtacaggaggacagagggaggaggaagaccaGCAGATTCCTATGGCTGTGCTCACAACAGAGAGCTAACTCAGAATGAAGTAAATCAGGTAAGACATAGTAAGAATGGGatgtattattatttcattatcacaGAACTACTGGATGATTGCCATTGAATTTTGTAGTTTGTAATGGATATGATCTCTCACAGCTGCTATTGTGACTATATCCATGCAGTACTTCagtgaattttgaataaataaaataccaTGAGGAatcattaaaggaatagttcgacattttgggaaatgtgtgcacatgtgtggtCAATATGTAGATGGAGATAGCAGCTGGGATGCCTGAATGAACAAGGAGGAAGTTATGACGGCCTTTAACCATGGCTGGATGGTACAATCGGAGTTTGGACACAGTGAATCATagtagaagaataaaaaaagagagcttGAGAGTTCAATCCCTGCCTACTGTTACATCTCAGCACATCTGGCCAATTGTAGCGTTATGTTTAGTATGAGTGCTGGATAGTCTGTTTcggaaagttaaaaaaatgtgacacagcTCCAATAATTCTGATGTTGGAAAAGGGATTTCATACACTCTTGGGTAGTGAGGATAAAAATGGGacctcaaatgaaaacagcaacaggaagaAGTCAGTAAACATCACCGCTGTCACTTTAACTGAATGGGCATCTCTTACCTGGACAGTTCTAAACAGGACAGTCTGACAAAGTCAATATCAGCCGTAAAAAATCCTGTATCAGTAGAACCTGCctcacatatatactgtatataaactGTACATGAACCTGCGTGAGTGTGAAGTGAGGTGATCAGAGCGTCTGCAATGCTGGGGGTCAGAGCTGGgtgtgacatcttcaaatgctCGGCTGCTGCCAGCTAAGCAAAATGGAAAAGCATGGGTGACACACTTAAGCAGCTGCACCCCAGGGTGCCCGTTACACCAAGCCTGACCAATTAGCTTATTCCAGTTCACCTTCAGACAAGTTTCatagtgacatttaaaaatatcaaatattggCATGTTGTGTATGTTGTAATGCTGGCCCCTGTTTTCAGGGCAGATCTGAAGAGAAGCCTGAAGAATACTACTGTCCAGAATCCACCTTTCCCAAATAGCTCTGCAGGTCCTATGACAGGATCCAGTGAAGATGGAAAGACTAGACAGACGTTTCTTAGAACCAAAGCCCCGAAAtcaatgagagacagagggagaggcgCTCGCTGACAGGTTGATTATGACGAATGTGTGTCTTCTTAGAAGCCTCACTCTCATGGTGTCACATGTGGGTCAGAAAGAAAGTACCTCTTGGTAAAGGGACATTCCACAAAGCCGTAATTCCTATCGACTGGACCCATCACTCATCTGATCATCCAGCCACCATCCATTTGCATATTTGTTCTGGATTTATGAATGAGGGAGAACAATATGGAAAtatcagacagaaaaactgattatttttatCCGTTTTAAAATAGCTCTGGAGAAGCAGACTCACTCTGGTCACAGCCAGGTATTGCATTTGGCATAAATCAAAGTTTTGGACAAACTgatattttgacctgatgatgctAGAGTTAAAGGGATtgccaaagttattacagttaaTCCTGAGAGAGAAATTGGTGcatgtaccaaatttcatggcaatccatgttgtagttgttgagatattttactaAGCCATACATCTTAACCGCTGGTACAAGAAGAAATATCAGGGTGCACCAAGGTCAGTAGGTCAGGTcaggttcatcctctgtggacgTTAATGTTGTCACAAAATTTTATCCAGGATTGTTGTTGATATATTTCTGCCAGAACCAAATGATGGATCGACCAGCATGAGCGTCTTTAGAGCCGTACTGCCAGCAtggctaataaaaaaaaacacatgaatgtcaTTTTGAAGATCAACCAGCTGGTCAAAACTGGCATTAAGTCAAACACAAACCACCTGCTTGTATTGTTTTTGCTCTAAACATCTCTCCCTCTATCTTCCTCttccgctctctctctgtctctctctctattttcaGACTTCTATCGCCCTCCAGGACTGTCTAAGGCTGTTGGAGGAAACCTTACCTTTCCCAGGAGAACAACAGGTATAACCTCTTCTGTTCTCTTCACTTCAGTCCATTCTGGTATGTCTTCATGATCTTGAGAAGCACTCAGTATTTGTCCTGCTTTCTTGTTCCTCAGTTACATGATGTTGGTGGTAGAGGGAGAGACTTGGAGCATCAGCATCCAGACAGAGAGCCCATTCTGCCCCCCTTCATCCCCACCTCGGACCTGGAACTCCACTGGCAGGACCTGTTGGCTATCATGGAGCCTGAGGTGAATAGGAGAATGGACTAAAATGAAATCTCGAGATAAGTAAgccaaaacacattaaactgaTATCATTTTTTCATCCTTCCTCTTCAGAACACAGATGGTGACATGATGACTTCACTTGACCACACGTGGAATTCAAGAGAAACGATTCGAGGTCTGAGGTCCGAAGCTCTACAGCAAAACTCTAACAACCTTGGCAATAATGTCACAGAAGCTGATCAGGAAGTTCTTTGGATGGGAAATCCCTCGCAGCATGGTAATCCAGTTCAGAAGCTGCAATTTGTTCTAAGAATTCACTGACAGTTTTCCTATGCTTAAAAAAACCTCCTCAAAATGGAATTTAAAGGTTGATTCTTGTCCTTTGAGACAGCAGCTTTACAATACAAATTGTAACGCAAGTCCCAATCACTTGTTACTGAACCTTACAGTCACATTCAGTGGGTTTTGTCAGCAGATGGAACTGCTGAGTTGTTATGGTTTAGACATTTCCATACATAGGTCACATGGTAACAGCTGACCCATCTTCATGACAACTGAGCAGCTTCATCTGCTGGCAACCAtaagatgtggttgaaagctttGGAAAAAAGTAAGTTGGACCTTTTATTGAGAATCTGTCGTGAGAAGCTCCTCATTTTCCCAGATGTTGTATATTTATGGTGATCCTCTTTAGTAGAAGGGGTACATGTTCCTTTGAGGAGTTCTAATGTAGGAGTTAATGACTTCCCTGACACCCTTTTAAATAAGGTTCATAAGACcataattattttgtttttctgaatgatCATACCAAAGTCACTGCCGTACCTCCAACAATCCTAAACATTTTGCAAAAATGCCCCCTCTTTGTCTCTAGGTTTGTTGGGGACTCCAAGTCAGTCAGAGCCAGCCCTGTTTCCACTGACCCCCAGTGCAGAGTTGGATGATCACACTTCTGCCTTGAACACAAGGGACactttgaaaaactccaatGTGAATTCCTTGCACAGTCCTCCAGATCATGCAGATCTGCTTGCAGAAGATCCTTCAGAAGACGTCTGCCTGGGATTGAATGGAGAAGATAACTTGAGCACCTTCAATGTGAATCCACTAACACAAGATCTTGAGGAAACCATGGATGGCAGTCTGTGTTCACAGTATGCCCCCTATCCTGAAAACCTGCCTAGCCTCAATGTAAACTTTCACTCACATGACTCGACACCCTCCAGTTTCCCCCTGTCTCCAGATGGGAACGGTATGGTCCAAGATCTTCTGACATCTCCTTCCAGTGTCTTTCTGGCTGATGAGGAGGCTGCTCAGGATGAAGATGGTCTCCCTAGCCCACTTAGTGACCTCTTAGAGGATGCTGGCATTTTGGACGAGATTGGATTGTTGGACCTGGCTCTGGAAGAAGGATTCAGTCCTGAGATGGCAGCCAGGCTGGAAGAGGAGGGCTACCTTGACTATGAAATAGCCCAACAGCAAACTGCCATAGGTAGTGGCCACGCGGGCTCCAGCATGGCGGTCACAGAGGATCAGGGTGaaccaaaaacacatcagcaagGTAATTCAACAGAGAGCCAACAGATCTTCATTTTAAGTAACTATATTTAACAAACTGAGCAACTATATATCTTTGTTTCAGACTACACTAATGCTAAAACTTTCAAACTTACCTTGACCTTTCCTTGTTCCCTCTTCCTAGATGGTGAGAATGAGGCAGACTCAGACTCTGGTCTTTCTCTGGACTTCAGCCACAGCCCTGCTTCTCCATGCCCTTCCGAGGCCTCCTCCtattcctcttcctcatcctcttcatcgtGTGTGTCGTCTGAGGAAAGTCCCGTCTCTGAcgaagaggatgaagaaggtTTAGTTGGTTCAGATATGGAAGTGGAGGTGACCATaaagcaggaggagctggaagaggaggagatgggcgcggtaggaggaggagggtacccagaaaatgttcagaaacCCTTCCCTCCCCGCTATGGGAACGACAAGCTGTTTAATGGCTTTCCTTGGCTGGAGCATATCGGTCATGATCACACGTACAACCAACCCGGGTCAGCCACCCCCTCTCCATCCATGGGCAAGATGGccacaaaacaaaccaaatccTCTTCGCGACATGGAAATGCCAAGCCTTACCAGCGCTCCATCTCTGAGACCAAAATGTGGAGCCGGGATGAACGGCGTGCACGAGCCCTGAAAGTCCCTTTCTCCAATGAGCTGATTGTTAATCTGCCAGTGGAGGAGTTTAATGACCTACTGGCCAATTTCCAACTCAATGAGGAGCAGCTTACCCTCATTAGGGACATACGGCGTCGTGGTAAGAACAAGATAGCTGCGCAGAactgcaggaagaggaaaatggATGTACTGCTGGATCTGAGCGACAATGTGTCAGGTTTGAGGCTCCACCGTTCACGGCTGCTCCGAGAGAAACAGGAAGCCCTGAGgaagctgcaggaaatgaagcACCAACTAGGCATGTTGTACCAGGATGTCTTTTCCAGGCTGAGGGACGAGGAGGGAAGGCCGCTGGACGCGATGGAGTACCTGCTTCATTTTGAGCCTGACGGTAGTGTCACGTTGGCTTCACGCCAACAAGGGCCGGCTTTGCCACCGACAAAAACCAGCAAGAAACAGAGGGACAAGAAGAAGTGAGGAGGTGGACAAGCCATTAGAAAATGCAGGGGGAGTAAAAAGCTCCTTAACAGGAGTGTgatcaaaaccacaaaaaagcaggaaaaactgATGCGCTGGAACATAGGAATTATATGGGGTCTCAATGGAAGGTGCTAAAATGTAACCATGAAATCCTCAAACACCCAAACAGAAACCCCTAGAAGAGGTGATTATCTTCATCATGATGGCGAGAAGAAAACCTTCACTCCAGATGTGTCGTTCTCGATTCTTCATTATAAACGTTTTCTacactggaaaaaaatatttgactttgacttCTTGTCGCACTCAAAAACCTCTGAGATAAATCTGAGGTACTTCATAGTGGACTGAAAACAACAGGTGATGGATGACCTGGGAAATGCTAGTTCGATCACTATGCACAGGCCTGCTTTCTCCTCCGTCAGCTCCCTTAGAGACTTGACGATATTGAGCTGAACAAGCAAACAGGCTGATAGCAGGCTGGATCCTGGCCGTCAGCTAATATAGCTAAGACGCTACAATCAAGAGTTGGTGGGGTACAGGAAGGGAAGTT of Chelmon rostratus isolate fCheRos1 chromosome 17, fCheRos1.pri, whole genome shotgun sequence contains these proteins:
- the nfe2l1a gene encoding endoplasmic reticulum membrane sensor NFE2L1a, which produces MLYLKKYFTEGLIQMAILLSLCGVRVDVGLEPYLPPSWHEMILGPTSALTQTQFHNLRNRLEDGHGLHPKSVDLDGFFTARRLLGWVHSLDRLQVPQPELETWLVQREPDSLPVGFPDQPSPLVRAPTGAERDQIDPSVESRAALGALQEEEEEEEDKEEGAHNVLHHNGALDERGQEEEEEDLATMHRHYRRTEGGGRPADSYGCAHNRELTQNEVNQTSIALQDCLRLLEETLPFPGEQQLHDVGGRGRDLEHQHPDREPILPPFIPTSDLELHWQDLLAIMEPENTDGDMMTSLDHTWNSRETIRGLRSEALQQNSNNLGNNVTEADQEVLWMGNPSQHGLLGTPSQSEPALFPLTPSAELDDHTSALNTRDTLKNSNVNSLHSPPDHADLLAEDPSEDVCLGLNGEDNLSTFNVNPLTQDLEETMDGSLCSQYAPYPENLPSLNVNFHSHDSTPSSFPLSPDGNGMVQDLLTSPSSVFLADEEAAQDEDGLPSPLSDLLEDAGILDEIGLLDLALEEGFSPEMAARLEEEGYLDYEIAQQQTAIGSGHAGSSMAVTEDQGEPKTHQQDGENEADSDSGLSLDFSHSPASPCPSEASSYSSSSSSSSCVSSEESPVSDEEDEEGLVGSDMEVEVTIKQEELEEEEMGAVGGGGYPENVQKPFPPRYGNDKLFNGFPWLEHIGHDHTYNQPGSATPSPSMGKMATKQTKSSSRHGNAKPYQRSISETKMWSRDERRARALKVPFSNELIVNLPVEEFNDLLANFQLNEEQLTLIRDIRRRGKNKIAAQNCRKRKMDVLLDLSDNVSGLRLHRSRLLREKQEALRKLQEMKHQLGMLYQDVFSRLRDEEGRPLDAMEYLLHFEPDGSVTLASRQQGPALPPTKTSKKQRDKKK